The following coding sequences lie in one Haemorhous mexicanus isolate bHaeMex1 chromosome 10, bHaeMex1.pri, whole genome shotgun sequence genomic window:
- the EIF4G1 gene encoding eukaryotic translation initiation factor 4 gamma 1 isoform X3, protein MNKAPQPTGGAPTAPHPAPSPGLPQPTFPPGQTAPVVFNPAPTSQMNTPSQPRQHFYQNRAQPPASASRVQSNTTARPGPPAHVYPAASQVMMIPSQISYTPSQGAYYIPGQGRSTYVVPTQQYPVQPGAPSFYPGASPTEFGTYAGAYYPAQGVQQFSAGVPTAQVIVSQQPPIPPKRERKTIRIRDPNQGGKDITEEIMSGARTSSTPTPPQAGSGLEPQANGETPHVAVIVRPDDRPKPALVVSKPVSLEPSKSASPSPPPPLIPEVEPVVLSPVTLVPMEPPVDTDTKAEQGEAPPDPQKTLSAITTVPGAAELPLVPAPNMDTVAAEEEEEEEEEEVTVSPPEPTLQEPVPVPPVPVVPSIPAMSLVPAASSPPPVVPQAPEAPAKPASPSPPPPREEPCPEPTAEANGVLEETPETVPEAPVCQPVLVSEPVPVPTLDSPVAQPEELPLPNGVEGTSKVELSEEQPESDVSPISEPEEPAQPGTPASPPAEEEEEESEGPGETQERSLSPAPAPSQISEATAQVAMSVPKKKRRMKELNKKEAVGDLLDAFKESQTGDSASEAENKPPVSAPASEAEDVAPARPQEESEETWEEKEDKLAPEKGKAAGQKYGYKEEQWKPLNPEEKKRYDREFLLGFQFIFASMQKPEGLPQITDVVLDKANKTPLRAIDPIRISGMNCSPDFTPSFANLGRPVMGNRGLPSGLGPRRSQPSQRKEPRKIIATVSLNEDVKLNKAEKAWKPSSKRASEEEDPENIKTQELLRRVRSILNKLTPQMFQQLMKQVMELSIDTEERLKGVIDLVFEKAISEPNFSVAYANMCRCLMGLKVPTTDKPTVTVNFRKLLLNRCQKEFEKDKDDDEIFEKRQKEMDDASAPEEKARMKDELEEARDKARRRSLGNIKFIGELFKLKMLTEAIMHDCVVKLLKNHDEESLECLCRLLTTIGKDLDFEKAKPRMDQYFNQMEKIIKEKKTSSRIRFMLQDVIDLRRNSWVPRRGDQGPKTIDQIHKEAEMEEHREHIKVQQLMSKDKRRGPPGPSSGGRSSLVADDGWNTVPISKGNRPIDTSRLTKITKPGSIDSNNQLFAPGGRLSWGKGSSGGSGTKPADSASDSGRPATSTLNRFSALQQSMPAESPESRRVVQRSSSSRDRSEKAGDRGDRESRSEKGSDRLERLDRGERVDRNRSALTKRSFSKETEDRSREREKQGGPEAVRKAASMTEERDRSRETIKQEPAPPATSTKPALSEEELEKKSKAIIEEYLHINDMKEALQCVQELGSPSSLYIFVQNGIESTLERSTISREHMGALLCQLVKAGTLSKEQYYKGLREILEIAEDMEIDIPHIWLYLAELITPILQEEGIPMEELFREITKPLVPIGKATTLLVEVLGLLCKGMGQKTAGKLWRDGGLSWKEFLPEDQDVNKFVTEQKLEYTMGDSSDMPSRKELTSEELCKQMDKLLKENPNNQRIYDWIEANLSEQQVLSNTFIRALMTSVCHSAIVFENPYRVDSTVIRNQAKLLQKYLRDEQKELQALYALQALVVKLDQPPNLLRMFFDALYDEDVIKEEAFYKWESSKDPAEQQGKGVALKSVTAFFTWLREAEDESDNN, encoded by the exons CGGGTGCGTATTACCCGGCGCAGGGGGTGCAGCAGTTCTCAGCGGGGGTCCCCACTGCCCAGGTCATTGTGAGCCAGCAACCACCAATCCCCCCGAAACGAGAACGAAAGACG ATCCGAATACGAGACCCCAACCAAGGTGGCAAAGACATTACAGAAGAAATTATGTCTGGAGCAAGGACCTCATCCACCCCCACCCCTCCACAG GCTGGAAGCGGTTTGGAGCCCCAGGCCAATGGAGAGACCCCCCATGTAGCAGTTATTGTCCGGCCCG ATGACCGCCCGAAGCCTGCACTGGTGGTGAGCAAGCCCGTCTCCCTGGAGCCCAGCAAGTCGGCATCCCCgtctcctccccctcccctgatCCCTGAGGTGGAGCCCGTGGTGCTCTCGCCCGTGACGCTGGTGCCAATGGAGCCTCCTGTGGACACGGACACGAAAGCGGAGCAGGGCGAGGCGCCACCTGACCCGCAAAAGACGTTAAGCGCCATCACTACAGTGCCAGGGGCTGCGGAGCTGCCCCTTGTGCCCGCGCCCAACATGGACACGGTGGCtgcggaggaggaggaggaagaggaggaggaggaggttaCTGTTTCCCCCCCAGAGCCTACCCTACAGGAGCCTGTGCCCGTGCCGCCGGTGCCCGTTGTTCCCTCGATTCCAGCCATGTCCCTGGTGCCGGCTGCATCGTCGCCACCACCTGTTGTACCACAGGCCCCTGAAGCACCTGCCAAacctgcctcccccagccccccaccgccccgggaagagccctgccctgagcccaccgCTGAGGCCAATGGGGTTTTGGAGGAGACGCCTGAGACAGTCCCTGAGGCACCCGTGTGCCAGCCAGTGCTGGTCTCTGAGCCGGTGCCTGTGCCCACCCTGGACTCCCCCGTTGCCCAGCCTGAAGAGCTGCCCCTACCCAATGGTGTGGAGGGCACCAGCAAAGTGGAGCTGAGTGAGGAGCAGCCCGAGTCAGATGTCAGTCCCATCTCAGAGCCtgaggagccagcccagcctggcacccctgcctccccacctgcagaggaggaggaggaagagagtgAAGGCCCTGGTGAGACCCAGGAGCGAAGCTtgagcccagcccctgccccttcGCAGATTTCAGAGGCGACCGCACAAG TCGCCATGTCGGTGCCAAAGAAGAAACGAAGGATGAAGGAGCTGAACAAGAAGGAGGCAGTAGGTGATTTGCTGGATGCCTTTAAAGAG tCTCAGACTGGTGATAGTGCCTCGGAGGCGGAGAACAAGCCCCCTGTGTCTGCCCCTGCCAGTGAAGCAGAGGATGTGGCTCCTGCCCGTCCACAGGAGGAGTCGGAAGAGAcgtgggaggagaaggaagacaAGTTGGCCCCGGAGAAGGGCAAGGCTGCTGGCCAGAAGTATGGCTACAAGGAAG AGCAATGGAAGCCATTGAACCCTGAGGAGAAGAAGCGATATGATCGGGAGTTCCTGCTGGGCTTCCAGTTCATTTTTGCCAGCATGCAGAAGCCTGAGGGGCTGCCCCAGATCACAGATGTGGTGCTGGACAAG GCCAACAAGACCCCACTGCGGGCAATTGACCCTATCCGCATCAGTGGCATGAACTGCAGCCCTGACTTCACCCCCTCCTTCGCCAACCTTGGCCGGCCTGTCATGGGCAACCGGGGCCTG CCCTCAGGGTTGGGTCCCCGCCGCTCCCAGCCAAGTCAGAGGAAGGAGCCCCGCAAAATCATTGCTACTGTGTCCCTCAATGAGGATGTCAAGCTGAACAAGGCCGAGAAGGCCTGGAAACCCAGCAGCAAACGTGCTTCCGAGGAGGAGGATCCTGAGAATATCAAGAcacag GAACTGCTCCGCCGTGTCCGCAGCATCCTCAACAAGCTGACACCCCAGATGTTCCAGCAACTGATGAAGCAGGTGATGGAGTTGTCCATCGACACGGAGGAGCGGCTCAAGGGTGTCATCGACCTCGTCTTCGAGAAAGCCATCTCGGAGCCAAACTTCTCTGTTGCCTATGCTAACATGTGCCGTTGCCTTATGGGG cttAAAGTGCCCACAACAGACAAGCCCACAGTGACTGTGAACTTCCGCAAGCTGCTGCTCAACCGCTGCCAGAAGGAGTTTGAGAAGGACAAGGATGATGATGAGATCTTTGAGAAGCGGCAGAAGGAGATGGATGATGCCAGTGCT CCCGAGGAGAAGGCGCGTATGAAGGATGAGCTGGAGGAGGCGCGGGACAAGGCCCGACGACGATCCCTGGGCAACATCAAGTTCATTGGAGAGCTCTTCAAACTGAAGATGTTGACGGAGGCCATTATGCATGACTGCGTGGTGAAGCTGCTCAAAAACCACGATGAAGAGTCTCTTGAGTGCCTTTGCCGCCTGCTTACGACTATTGGCAAGGACTTGGACTTCGAGAAAGCCAAG CCCAGGATGGACCAGTACTTCAATCAGATGGAGAAGAtaatcaaagagaaaaagacatcATCCCGAATTCGTTTCATGCTGCAGGATGTGATTGACCTAAGACGG aatAGCTGGGTGCCGCGGCGAGGAGACCAGGGCCCCAAAACCATCGATCAGATCCACAAGGAAGCAGAGATGGAGGAGCATCGAGAACACATCAAAGTGCAGCAGCTCATGTCAAAGGACAAGAGGAGAGGACCCCCTGGGCCATCCTCTGGTG GACGCAGTAGCCTGGTTGCAGATGATGGCTGGAACACGGTGCCCATCAGCAAGGGCAACCGGCCCATTGATACCAGCCGGTTAACGAAGATCACCAAG cctggatCCATTGACTCCAATAACCAGCTCTTTGCACCGGGTGGGCGGCTGAGCTGGGGCAAAGGCAGCAGCGGAGGATCTGGCACGAAGCCCGCAGATTCAG CATCTGATTCAGGGCGACCAGCCACGAGCACCTTGAACCGCTTCTCAGCGCTCCAGCAGTCAATGCCTGCCGAGAGCCCAGAGTCCCGCCGTGTGGTGCAGAG gagcagctccagccgtgaCAGGTCAGAgaaggctggggacagaggggaccgGGAGTCACGTTCGGAGAAGGGCAGCGACCGTCTAGAGCGTCTTGACCGGGGGGAGAGAGTAGACAGGAACAGGTCTGCCCTCACCAAGAGGAGCTTCAGCAAAGAGACAGAGGACAGGAGCCGAGAACGAGAGAAGCAGGGCGGCCCCGAGGCTGTGCGCAAGGCTGCGAGCATGACGGAGGAACGGGACCGGAGCCGAGAGACCA TTAAACAAGagccagcacctcctgcaacaTCCACTAAGCCCGCCCTGTCGGAAGAGGAACTGGAGAAGAAATCCAAGGCGATCATAGAGGAATACCTGCACATCAATGACATGAAG gaggctctgcagtgtgtgcaggagctgggcagcccctccTCGCTCTACATCTTTGTGCAAAATGGCATCGAGTCCACGCTGGAGAGGAGCACCATCTCCCGTGAGCACATgggagccctgctctgccagctggtgAAGGCAGGCACGCTCTCCAAGGAGCAGTACTACAaagg GCTGCGGGAGATCTTGGAGATTGCAGAGGACATGGAGATTGACATCCCACACATCTGGCTGTACCTGGCTGAGCTCATCACACCCATCCTGCAAGAGGAAGGCATCCCCATGGAGGAGCTGTTCAG GGAGATCACAAAGCCCCTGGTGCCCATTGGGAAGGCCACCACGCTGCTGGTCGAGGTGCTGGGCTTGTTGTGCAAGGGCATG GGCCAGAAGACCGCAGGAAAGCTGTGGCGGGATGGGggcctgagctggaaggaattcctgcctgaGGACCAGGATGTCAACAAATTTGTCACAGAGCAG AAATTGGAGTACACGATGGGGGACAGCTCAGACATGCCAAGCCGCAAGGAGCTGACCTCAGAGGAGCTGTGCAAGCAAATGGACAAACTGCTGAAGGAGAACCCGAACAACCAAAGAATATACGACTGGATTGAG GCCAACCTGAGTGAGCAGCAGGTCTTGTCCAACACGTTTATCAGGGCCCTGATGACGTCTGTGTGCCACTCGGCCATTGTCT TTGAGAACCCGTACCGCGTGGACTCCACGGTCATCCGCAACCAAGCCAAGCTGCTCCAAAAGTACCTGCGGGATGAGCAGAAGGAGCTCCAGGCACTCTATGCCCTGCAAGCCTTGGTGGTGAAGTTGGACCAGCCTCCCA ACCTGCTGCGGATGTTCTTTGATGCCCTCTACGATGAGGACGTCATCAAGGAGGAGGCTTTCTACAAGTGGGAGTCCAGCAAGGACCCGGCCGAGCAGCAGGGCAAAGGGGTGGCTCTCAAATCGGTGACAGCCTTTTTCACCTGGCTCCGGGAAGCTGAGGATGAGTCGGACAACAACTGA